A genomic segment from Ruegeria sp. TM1040 encodes:
- a CDS encoding ABC transporter substrate-binding protein, whose translation MFRSVAIKAIFSIAAFASSVSALEFRITASGLDKDRHSYELELMELALSKADGDHTLTLVDPGNSNQTRLLAQLAAGSEEFDVIFSGVSKERYESLTIVPIPLQRGLLGHRILISNEDSLPALQTVETFEDLKKIRIGSGTGWPDTEILESAGLNVSAAAYENLFTMTDKGRVQGYARGVAEPFAEVTKRSESHPNLRVDSSLMIVYPFDTFFFTGPEDQERADIILQGLERAYEDGSFMAHFNSHPNIQSVFEQAQIDNRLRFDIPNPLLPEEISNLPDHLWHGR comes from the coding sequence GTGTTTCGTTCTGTTGCAATCAAAGCTATCTTCTCAATCGCGGCCTTCGCCAGCAGTGTTTCGGCGCTGGAGTTCAGGATCACCGCATCCGGACTTGATAAAGACCGTCACTCCTACGAGCTCGAGCTGATGGAGCTGGCGCTCTCCAAGGCGGATGGAGATCATACGCTTACCCTCGTTGACCCGGGCAATTCCAACCAGACCCGCCTGCTGGCGCAGCTGGCTGCCGGCTCCGAGGAGTTCGACGTCATCTTCTCTGGCGTCAGCAAGGAACGCTACGAAAGCCTGACGATCGTCCCGATCCCATTGCAGCGCGGCCTCCTTGGCCATCGCATCCTGATCTCGAACGAAGACAGCCTGCCCGCATTGCAGACTGTCGAAACATTTGAGGATCTGAAGAAAATTCGCATCGGCTCCGGCACCGGATGGCCGGATACCGAAATCCTCGAAAGCGCGGGTCTGAACGTCAGCGCCGCAGCCTATGAAAACCTCTTCACCATGACGGACAAGGGCCGGGTTCAGGGCTACGCGCGCGGCGTGGCAGAGCCCTTTGCGGAGGTGACAAAGCGGTCCGAGAGCCACCCGAACCTGCGCGTGGATAGCAGCCTGATGATCGTCTATCCCTTCGATACGTTCTTTTTTACAGGGCCCGAGGATCAGGAACGCGCGGACATCATTCTGCAGGGGCTGGAGCGCGCTTATGAAGACGGCAGCTTCATGGCGCACTTCAACAGCCACCCCAATATCCAGTCGGTGTTTGAGCAGGCACAGATCGACAACCGCCTTCGCTTCGACATCCCCAATCCGCTGCTGCCCGAAGAGATCTCGAACCTGCCGGATCATCTCTGGCATGGGCGCTGA
- a CDS encoding alkaline phosphatase family protein, whose product MDRKLLLIILDGVPHRNFRRLFGNLEGWVASGDARVWKHRAVLPSISASCYASIHTGVTPQEHGCTGNGNVFRLSHDDVFSQVRKAGGTTGAVAHSFWSEFFNRSPFDYVRDIEYDEPESKTINHGRFHSMTGYGHDNQMTPSDVDLFATLTNLCGRFDLDYGMLHTCTLDSMGHRFFHESAEMDKACFVMDEMLAPFIPRWRAMGYEVIVTADHGQDERGHHGGRHPLQQETALYYFGDADGPAENDVIDQLQLAPTILSRLGAPLAETMKAEAFLR is encoded by the coding sequence ATGGACCGCAAACTCCTGCTCATCATCCTTGATGGCGTGCCCCATCGCAATTTTCGCCGCCTGTTTGGCAACCTCGAGGGCTGGGTCGCCTCTGGTGATGCCCGCGTCTGGAAGCACCGCGCGGTGCTGCCCTCGATCTCCGCAAGCTGCTATGCCTCAATCCACACGGGCGTCACCCCGCAGGAGCATGGCTGCACCGGCAATGGCAATGTCTTCCGCCTGAGCCACGACGATGTGTTTTCCCAAGTGCGCAAGGCCGGCGGCACCACCGGGGCGGTCGCGCATAGTTTCTGGTCGGAGTTCTTCAATCGCTCCCCCTTCGATTATGTGCGCGACATCGAATATGACGAGCCCGAAAGCAAGACCATCAACCATGGGCGCTTTCACTCGATGACGGGCTATGGCCACGACAACCAGATGACGCCCTCGGATGTGGATCTCTTTGCCACGCTCACCAACCTCTGCGGGCGCTTTGATCTCGACTACGGCATGTTGCACACCTGCACGCTCGACAGCATGGGGCATCGCTTCTTTCACGAAAGTGCCGAGATGGACAAAGCCTGCTTTGTGATGGACGAGATGCTGGCGCCGTTCATCCCGCGCTGGCGTGCCATGGGCTATGAGGTGATCGTGACCGCCGACCATGGTCAGGACGAGCGTGGCCACCACGGCGGGCGCCACCCGCTGCAACAGGAAACCGCGCTGTATTACTTTGGCGATGCGGATGGCCCGGCAGAGAATGACGTGATCGACCAGTTGCAACTGGCCCCCACAATCCTGAGCCGCCTTGGCGCGCCCCTTGCAGAGACCATGAAAGCCGAGGCATTCTTGCGCTGA
- a CDS encoding ABC transporter transmembrane domain-containing protein: MARGAVQNTASNEERETSRRIGVLKALWPFMRPYRGLIFAALAALTLTAGVSLSLPLAVRRVVDNFRITDAALLNQYFTAAMIMAALLALGTGIRYALVTKLGERVVADIRKAVFDRIIGMSPAFFERIMTGEVLSRITTDTTLIQSVLGSSASIALRNLLIFLGGLVLMLLTSAKLTAMVLLIVPAVIVPILFLGRRLRVISRENQDWIAASSGNAGESLGAVQTVQAFTHEDLSRAHFSEMTETSYEVSKRRIQTRALLTVIVIFLVFSGVVGVLWIGANDVRFGSMSEGALVQFVIYAVMVAGSVAALSEIWSELQRAAGATERLVELLQAEDSVRDPEVAQVLPEPVRGELTFDTVSFTYPSRPDVSALDQVSLTIAPGETVAFVGPSGAGKTTIIQMIQRFYDPQSGEVRLDGVPLQALARDDFRRHIALVPQDPVIFAATARDNIRFGRPDASDAEVEAAAKAAAAHDFIMKLPEGYDAYVGERGVMLSGGQKQRIAIARAILRDAPVLLLDEATSALDAESERLVQAAFEDLSRDRTTIVVAHRLATVKKADRIVVMDQGRIVAVGTHESLVAEGGLYARLARLQFTDGQAQG, translated from the coding sequence ATGGCACGAGGTGCAGTGCAGAATACGGCCAGCAACGAGGAACGCGAGACCTCGCGCAGGATCGGAGTCCTGAAGGCGCTTTGGCCGTTCATGCGTCCGTATCGTGGCTTGATCTTTGCCGCGCTGGCTGCGCTCACCCTGACGGCAGGCGTGTCGCTGTCGCTGCCGCTGGCGGTGCGCCGGGTGGTGGACAACTTCCGCATCACCGATGCCGCATTGCTGAACCAGTATTTTACGGCTGCGATGATCATGGCGGCGCTGCTCGCGCTGGGCACGGGGATACGCTATGCGCTGGTGACCAAGCTGGGCGAGCGGGTGGTGGCCGATATCCGCAAGGCGGTGTTTGACCGCATCATCGGCATGAGCCCCGCGTTTTTCGAGCGTATCATGACGGGCGAGGTGCTGAGCCGGATCACCACCGATACCACGCTCATTCAGTCGGTGCTTGGGTCTTCTGCATCCATTGCGCTGCGCAACCTGTTGATTTTCCTCGGTGGTCTGGTGCTGATGCTGCTCACCTCGGCCAAGCTCACGGCGATGGTTCTGCTGATCGTGCCGGCGGTGATCGTGCCGATCCTGTTTCTGGGGCGGCGTCTGCGGGTGATCTCGCGGGAGAACCAGGACTGGATCGCGGCCTCGTCGGGGAATGCGGGCGAGTCGCTGGGCGCGGTGCAGACCGTGCAGGCCTTTACCCATGAGGACCTGAGCCGGGCGCATTTTTCCGAGATGACAGAAACCTCCTATGAGGTCTCCAAGCGGCGCATCCAGACCCGCGCATTGCTGACGGTGATCGTGATCTTTCTGGTGTTTTCGGGCGTTGTTGGCGTCTTGTGGATCGGGGCCAACGACGTGCGCTTTGGCTCCATGAGCGAAGGCGCTCTGGTGCAGTTCGTGATCTATGCCGTGATGGTGGCGGGCTCCGTGGCGGCGCTCTCGGAGATCTGGAGCGAGTTGCAGCGTGCCGCAGGCGCGACGGAGCGGCTGGTGGAGCTGTTGCAGGCCGAGGACAGCGTGCGCGACCCTGAGGTGGCGCAGGTGCTGCCAGAGCCTGTGCGCGGTGAGCTGACTTTTGACACCGTGTCCTTCACCTATCCCTCGCGGCCGGACGTCTCGGCGCTGGATCAGGTGAGCCTCACCATCGCGCCGGGCGAGACCGTGGCCTTTGTCGGCCCGTCGGGGGCGGGCAAGACCACGATCATTCAGATGATCCAGCGGTTCTACGATCCGCAATCGGGCGAGGTGCGTCTGGACGGTGTGCCGCTGCAGGCGCTGGCGCGCGATGATTTCCGCCGCCACATCGCGCTGGTGCCGCAAGATCCGGTGATCTTTGCTGCCACCGCGCGCGACAATATCCGTTTTGGCCGTCCCGATGCGAGCGACGCCGAGGTCGAGGCCGCCGCCAAGGCCGCTGCCGCGCATGACTTCATCATGAAGCTGCCCGAAGGCTATGATGCCTATGTGGGCGAGCGCGGGGTGATGCTGTCGGGCGGGCAGAAACAGCGCATTGCGATTGCGCGGGCGATCCTGCGCGACGCGCCTGTGCTGCTTCTGGATGAGGCGACCTCGGCGCTGGATGCCGAGAGCGAGCGTCTGGTGCAGGCCGCGTTTGAGGACCTGAGCCGGGATCGCACCACCATTGTGGTGGCGCACCGTCTGGCGACGGTCAAAAAGGCCGACCGGATCGTGGTGATGGATCAGGGCCGCATTGTTGCGGTGGGCACCCATGAGAGCCTGGTGGCCGAGGGCGGGCTTTATGCGCGCCTCGCGCGGCTGCAGTTCACCGACGGGCAGGCGCAGGGGTAA
- a CDS encoding alpha/beta hydrolase: MYNTRIARITGKVSIPCVLLGLLCFAASLTPSLIPRGPMAQGILGGLVMAIGYLIGHIVGLLWRAADLPRLPRRAERGLTQVIAIVLAGVFLWVLGSSLRWQNDIRAKMGMEEADALQLATILVIALATFTLAFALGRLVAALFRLIRSWFYRIMPPRRANVLGVVAVVLILFLGTRDGIIDRLVTGLDESYEAAQELFDKAPPPPAAPHLTGSAASLVDWASIGKPGRDFISSGPTAEDISAFTGQPARDPIRVYVGRASAETPEARAELALAELIRQDAFARDVLIMTSPTGTGWMDPGSHDPVEYMHGGNIATVAVQYSYLQSPLALILETRTGLEQATALQDAVHGYWKTLPADARPRLYAHGLSLGAWSSMHATNMFRLLNDPIDGAFWAGPPFPSTFWNYVQNRRNPGTPWVLPEIGDGSLVRYASHTADASEAAAEWGEMRIVFLQYSSDPVVFYDPRSLWRAPPWMRDPPAADMTEHFIFMPVVTQFQLALDIALSFGAPPGHGHAYYARDYIGPWLQVTAPRDWSPEDTARLIAHCNTGFQQGCANARR; encoded by the coding sequence ATGTACAACACTCGGATCGCGAGGATCACCGGCAAGGTCTCCATCCCCTGCGTCCTTTTGGGGCTTTTGTGCTTTGCAGCCTCGCTGACCCCCTCCTTGATCCCGCGCGGACCAATGGCGCAGGGCATCCTTGGGGGGCTGGTGATGGCCATCGGCTATCTGATCGGTCACATCGTTGGCCTCCTGTGGCGCGCGGCCGATCTCCCCCGGTTGCCCCGGCGGGCAGAAAGAGGCCTCACACAGGTGATCGCCATTGTGCTTGCGGGGGTCTTTCTCTGGGTGCTGGGGTCCAGCCTCAGATGGCAAAACGACATTCGCGCAAAGATGGGCATGGAAGAAGCAGACGCGCTTCAGCTTGCCACGATCCTCGTGATCGCGCTTGCGACGTTTACACTCGCCTTTGCGCTCGGGCGTCTCGTCGCCGCGCTGTTTCGCCTGATCCGGTCGTGGTTTTATCGCATCATGCCGCCTCGGCGCGCCAATGTGCTGGGGGTCGTCGCAGTGGTGCTGATCCTGTTTTTGGGCACGCGCGATGGCATTATCGACCGGCTCGTCACCGGGCTCGACGAAAGCTACGAGGCCGCTCAAGAGCTGTTCGACAAAGCCCCACCACCCCCGGCTGCGCCACACCTGACCGGCAGCGCCGCCTCGCTGGTAGACTGGGCATCCATCGGCAAGCCGGGGCGCGATTTCATCAGCTCCGGTCCAACCGCCGAGGACATCTCGGCCTTCACCGGCCAGCCCGCGCGCGACCCGATCCGGGTCTATGTCGGCCGCGCCAGCGCAGAGACGCCAGAGGCGCGCGCCGAACTGGCGCTGGCCGAATTGATCCGGCAGGACGCCTTTGCCCGCGACGTTCTGATCATGACAAGCCCCACCGGCACGGGCTGGATGGATCCCGGATCCCACGACCCTGTCGAATACATGCATGGTGGCAATATCGCGACGGTGGCCGTGCAGTATTCCTACCTGCAGTCGCCGCTCGCCCTGATCCTCGAGACACGCACGGGTCTTGAACAGGCCACCGCGCTGCAGGATGCCGTGCACGGATACTGGAAGACTCTCCCCGCCGACGCACGCCCCCGTCTCTATGCCCACGGGCTGAGCCTTGGGGCCTGGTCCTCCATGCATGCCACAAACATGTTCCGGCTGCTCAACGATCCGATCGACGGCGCCTTCTGGGCCGGTCCCCCCTTTCCGTCGACCTTTTGGAATTATGTCCAGAACCGGCGCAATCCGGGCACGCCCTGGGTGCTGCCGGAAATCGGCGACGGGTCGCTGGTCCGCTATGCCTCACACACGGCAGATGCGTCCGAGGCCGCGGCAGAGTGGGGCGAGATGCGCATCGTTTTCCTGCAGTATTCCAGCGATCCCGTTGTGTTTTATGATCCGCGCTCGCTCTGGCGCGCACCGCCATGGATGCGGGATCCGCCCGCCGCAGACATGACGGAACATTTCATCTTCATGCCCGTCGTGACCCAGTTCCAGCTCGCGCTCGACATCGCGCTGTCTTTTGGTGCCCCACCCGGCCACGGGCACGCCTATTATGCGCGCGACTATATCGGACCGTGGTTGCAAGTCACCGCGCCGCGAGACTGGTCCCCCGAGGACACCGCGCGCCTGATCGCGCATTGCAATACCGGCTTCCAACAAGGCTGCGCCAACGCCCGCCGCTAG
- a CDS encoding alpha/beta hydrolase — protein sequence MDYEKLIDEETWNFIRETGRHYPDDTVDLTIDDQRAVYNKMAAAFRKPRAEVVDVTERSVGRVLVRIYEAGDPTRTVMYCHGGGFVVGDLNSHDDVCSEICEQTGYRVVSVDYRLAPEHKHPAQFEDAWTVLDWICETYPGGVVLAGDSAGAMLSACVAHHARGRHEGVLGQVLIYPGLGGDHALPSYREHAQAPMLTLEDVKYYADVRADGTPVENDPTYAPLQDDDFAGLPPTVMFSADCDPLRDDCLVYRDAIHAAGGLAEWINEAGLVHGYLRARHSVGRARDGFERIVLAIEGLGQEIWPYDD from the coding sequence ATGGACTATGAAAAACTGATCGACGAAGAGACGTGGAATTTCATCCGGGAGACGGGGCGCCACTACCCCGACGACACGGTGGATTTGACGATCGACGATCAGCGCGCGGTCTATAACAAGATGGCCGCTGCCTTTCGCAAACCCCGCGCCGAGGTGGTGGATGTCACCGAGCGCAGCGTCGGGCGCGTTTTGGTGCGGATCTATGAGGCGGGCGATCCGACCCGCACGGTGATGTATTGCCACGGGGGCGGCTTTGTGGTGGGCGATCTCAACAGCCATGATGACGTCTGTTCCGAGATTTGCGAGCAGACCGGCTATCGCGTGGTGTCGGTGGATTACCGGCTGGCGCCCGAGCACAAGCATCCCGCCCAGTTCGAGGACGCCTGGACGGTGCTGGACTGGATCTGCGAGACCTATCCGGGGGGCGTGGTGCTGGCGGGAGACAGCGCGGGGGCGATGCTCTCTGCCTGTGTGGCGCATCACGCGCGGGGACGTCACGAGGGCGTGCTGGGGCAGGTGCTGATCTATCCGGGGCTCGGGGGCGACCACGCCTTGCCCTCTTATCGCGAACATGCGCAGGCGCCGATGCTGACGCTTGAGGATGTGAAATACTACGCCGATGTGCGCGCGGATGGCACGCCGGTCGAGAATGATCCGACCTATGCGCCGCTTCAGGACGATGATTTTGCAGGGCTGCCGCCCACGGTGATGTTCTCTGCCGATTGCGATCCGCTGCGGGACGATTGCCTCGTTTATCGCGATGCGATCCACGCGGCTGGCGGTCTGGCGGAGTGGATCAATGAGGCGGGGCTGGTGCATGGCTATCTGCGCGCCCGTCACAGCGTCGGCCGGGCGCGCGACGGTTTTGAACGTATCGTGCTGGCAATCGAAGGTCTCGGACAGGAGATCTGGCCCTACGACGACTGA
- a CDS encoding DUF4453 domain-containing protein — MKYFLALLAMAAATPALADSYCDDLWFTRNAIMDRAGYCFGSSLGKHVFDNGDCIGTSVTLSEMDATRVAKLKAQEREAGCRVDTSRSRLDVLDLRYRQRLVDLPVTDGLESTCIGWRGDPLPLRAGHGLNTDVIGQVLPGDTLNYGHYPVGGWSYVTVHDSDWHLKSAGWYRVDAYPQRCAQFAG; from the coding sequence ATGAAATATTTCCTTGCTCTGCTGGCAATGGCCGCTGCCACGCCGGCCCTTGCCGACTCCTATTGCGACGATCTGTGGTTCACCCGAAATGCCATCATGGACCGGGCGGGCTATTGCTTTGGCTCTTCTCTTGGAAAACATGTCTTTGACAATGGCGATTGCATCGGGACCTCTGTCACCCTCTCAGAGATGGATGCGACCCGGGTGGCCAAGCTCAAAGCGCAGGAACGCGAAGCCGGATGCCGGGTCGATACCAGCCGCAGCAGGCTCGATGTCTTGGACCTGCGCTACCGGCAGCGGCTGGTGGACCTTCCGGTGACAGATGGGCTGGAAAGCACCTGCATCGGCTGGCGCGGCGATCCCCTGCCCCTGCGCGCAGGCCATGGCCTCAATACGGATGTGATAGGGCAGGTCCTGCCCGGAGACACGCTCAACTACGGCCATTATCCAGTGGGCGGCTGGAGCTATGTGACGGTGCATGACAGCGACTGGCACCTCAAGAGCGCAGGTTGGTATCGCGTTGATGCCTATCCGCAGCGGTGCGCCCAGTTCGCCGGGTGA
- a CDS encoding alpha/beta hydrolase gives MKTFLPAVARSISVILCLGGPFGVIPAPLAAQSEAQSEAQSETQSEIEVAEFPYVTLRNRTGSDDPAEFYAGERSDPKAGRCRVEELDLGVLAPLAGVAPNFLREELLRVQAIEEAPTGAILDQLEATAGAQGPALYVHGYYISFEKGCRRAALLQQNADLEGRLLWFSWPSDGAAAYYTHDEVDLYWSLPDLADTIIELHERFGPGEVAVMGHSLGARGVVLALAEVANRRPDMQLGQVVLLAPDMDFGIFERILPRIRPIAENLTIYVTSGDRPLALSAQVHGYPRLGEAGNPVSRLTGVEVIDLSDLPSEGPTGHLYHIYSQIVGADLSRLLRSGEGASERPGLVAQSKNLWRLRPEKRE, from the coding sequence ATGAAGACATTTCTGCCAGCCGTTGCCCGTTCGATATCTGTGATCCTCTGCCTTGGCGGTCCATTTGGCGTGATCCCCGCGCCACTGGCGGCCCAGTCTGAGGCTCAATCGGAGGCCCAATCTGAAACCCAGTCGGAGATTGAGGTTGCAGAGTTTCCCTATGTCACGCTCCGGAACCGGACCGGATCTGATGATCCGGCGGAGTTCTACGCAGGTGAGCGCAGTGATCCCAAAGCCGGCCGCTGTCGCGTCGAAGAACTCGACCTTGGCGTGCTTGCGCCCCTTGCCGGTGTCGCTCCGAATTTCCTGCGCGAGGAGCTGTTGCGCGTTCAGGCCATAGAGGAGGCCCCCACCGGCGCCATTCTGGACCAGCTCGAAGCGACCGCCGGGGCACAGGGGCCTGCGCTCTATGTCCATGGCTACTACATCAGTTTTGAAAAAGGCTGCCGCCGGGCTGCGCTGTTGCAGCAGAACGCGGACCTTGAGGGGCGGCTTTTGTGGTTCAGCTGGCCCTCGGATGGGGCCGCCGCCTATTACACGCACGATGAGGTCGATCTCTATTGGAGCCTGCCGGACCTCGCGGACACGATTATCGAATTACACGAGCGCTTTGGCCCCGGCGAGGTTGCGGTCATGGGGCACAGCCTCGGGGCGCGCGGGGTCGTGCTGGCGCTGGCCGAGGTGGCCAATCGGCGCCCCGATATGCAGCTGGGTCAGGTCGTGCTGCTGGCGCCGGATATGGACTTTGGGATCTTTGAACGCATCCTGCCACGCATTCGCCCAATCGCAGAAAACCTGACCATCTATGTCACCAGCGGTGACCGACCGCTTGCGCTTTCGGCGCAAGTGCATGGCTACCCGCGGCTCGGGGAGGCGGGAAACCCGGTGTCGCGTCTCACGGGCGTCGAGGTGATCGATCTGAGCGACTTGCCCAGCGAAGGCCCGACGGGGCACCTCTATCATATCTACAGCCAGATCGTGGGCGCGGATCTGAGCCGGCTTTTGCGCAGCGGCGAGGGGGCGTCCGAGCGTCCGGGCCTTGTGGCTCAGAGCAAAAACCTATGGCGCCTCAGGCCTGAAAAACGCGAGTAG
- a CDS encoding acyl-CoA synthetase, producing MAFATVADVAAIEQECTWQERDIPRTLYGLLSRTAERFPNNPAVSYQIFSGPTDKAETLTWRELKAKTCQAANLFRSLGIGEKDVVAYVLPNSNETLITLLGGAVAGIVNPINPLLEPEQIASILRETGAKVVVTLKGFPKTDVPQKVAEAVAHAPNVKTVLEVDLNRYLTPPKSWIVPLIRPKVNKAHAHADYKNFNRELAKQPTELAFADSEGDRVACYFHTGGTTGMPKVAQHTYEGLIYNGWLGHTLLFSEEDNIMCPLPLFHVFACHVIVMAAVSSGAHVVFPTPQGYRGEGVFDNFWKLCERWKITFIITVPTAISAKMQRPVNADVSTVKTAFSGSAPLPLELFRRFEEATGITIVEGYGLTEATCLVSCNPVEGEKKVGSIGIPFPYCDIKIVKGTPEGLQECGADEIGEICVQTPGVFAGNTYTETDKNIDLYYQDTHLRTGDLGRVDPDGYLWITGRAKDLIIRGGHNIDPADIEEALLGHDAVAFAGAIGQPDAHSGELPCAFVELVDGASATEQELLDYCKRHVRERAAIPKHMTILPELPKTAVGKIFKPDLRRHAITRIYDGALKDAGLAARVTSVSDDKKRGLVAQVSLNGSDTAAVGEVLSVYTRPWEEAKG from the coding sequence ATGGCTTTTGCAACTGTGGCAGATGTCGCGGCGATCGAGCAGGAATGCACCTGGCAGGAGCGCGACATCCCGCGCACGCTTTATGGTCTGTTGTCACGCACGGCGGAGCGGTTCCCGAACAATCCCGCCGTCAGCTACCAGATCTTTTCCGGTCCCACGGACAAGGCGGAGACGCTGACCTGGCGCGAGCTCAAGGCCAAGACCTGTCAGGCGGCCAACCTGTTTCGCTCGCTCGGGATCGGAGAAAAGGACGTGGTGGCCTATGTGCTGCCCAATTCCAACGAGACGCTGATCACGCTGTTGGGCGGTGCGGTGGCGGGGATCGTGAACCCGATCAACCCGCTTCTTGAACCCGAACAGATCGCGTCGATCCTGCGCGAGACCGGCGCCAAGGTGGTGGTGACGCTCAAAGGGTTTCCCAAGACCGACGTGCCGCAAAAAGTGGCCGAGGCGGTGGCCCATGCGCCCAATGTCAAAACCGTGCTGGAGGTGGATCTCAACCGTTATTTGACGCCGCCGAAATCCTGGATCGTCCCGCTCATTCGCCCCAAGGTGAACAAGGCCCATGCCCATGCGGACTACAAGAATTTCAACCGCGAGTTGGCAAAGCAGCCGACAGAGCTGGCCTTTGCCGACAGCGAAGGCGACCGGGTGGCCTGCTATTTCCACACCGGCGGCACCACCGGCATGCCCAAGGTGGCGCAGCATACCTATGAGGGGCTGATCTACAACGGCTGGCTCGGACATACGCTGCTGTTCTCGGAAGAGGACAACATCATGTGTCCGCTGCCGCTGTTCCATGTCTTTGCCTGCCATGTGATCGTGATGGCGGCGGTGTCCTCTGGCGCGCATGTGGTGTTCCCGACCCCGCAGGGCTATCGCGGCGAGGGGGTGTTCGACAATTTCTGGAAGCTCTGCGAGCGCTGGAAGATCACCTTTATCATCACTGTGCCCACGGCCATCTCGGCCAAGATGCAGCGCCCGGTGAACGCTGATGTCTCGACGGTGAAGACCGCGTTTTCGGGCTCAGCACCGCTGCCGCTCGAGCTCTTCCGGCGCTTTGAAGAAGCGACAGGCATCACCATTGTCGAGGGCTATGGTCTCACGGAGGCGACCTGTCTTGTGTCCTGCAACCCGGTTGAAGGCGAAAAGAAAGTCGGCTCCATCGGCATTCCCTTCCCCTATTGCGATATCAAAATCGTCAAAGGCACACCGGAGGGGCTGCAAGAATGTGGCGCGGATGAGATCGGCGAGATCTGCGTCCAGACGCCGGGCGTTTTTGCCGGCAATACCTATACCGAGACCGACAAGAACATCGACCTCTATTATCAGGACACCCATCTGCGCACCGGCGATCTGGGGCGGGTCGATCCCGACGGCTATCTCTGGATCACCGGACGGGCCAAGGATCTGATCATTCGCGGCGGCCACAATATCGACCCTGCCGACATCGAAGAGGCGCTTCTGGGCCATGATGCGGTGGCCTTTGCCGGGGCGATCGGCCAGCCGGATGCGCATTCGGGCGAGCTGCCCTGCGCCTTTGTGGAACTGGTGGATGGCGCCTCTGCCACAGAGCAGGAGCTTTTGGATTACTGCAAGCGCCATGTGCGCGAGCGCGCCGCGATCCCGAAGCACATGACCATCCTGCCGGAACTGCCCAAGACTGCTGTCGGCAAGATCTTCAAACCGGATCTGCGCCGCCATGCGATCACGCGCATCTATGACGGCGCACTCAAGGACGCAGGTCTTGCGGCGCGTGTGACCTCGGTCAGCGATGACAAGAAGCGCGGTCTTGTCGCTCAGGTCAGCCTGAACGGCAGTGACACAGCGGCGGTGGGCGAGGTGCTCTCGGTCTACACCCGCCCGTGGGAAGAGGCCAAAGGCTGA